In Paramormyrops kingsleyae isolate MSU_618 chromosome 5, PKINGS_0.4, whole genome shotgun sequence, one DNA window encodes the following:
- the LOC140590819 gene encoding uncharacterized protein has product MSKENIYANMSKTTDQIRQRSNTTQCPGSESAGRRDHRPAVVCLGLLCFLLLMALIVLAVYYSRVIQHAETEHSTLQKERDQLLLNYSLQTAERDQLLLNYSLQTAERDQLLLNYSLQTAERDQLLMKYNKYCNKSYICPLGWSRFKCSCYYISTEEKTWSDSRQACMQLGADLAIISSREEQEFMNSIPGEFWIGLSDTEREGTWKWVDGTTIPVDEGYWWSNPKQPDSNGNEDCVEHSTRDPDSGWNDRPCGGVWKWICESVPWC; this is encoded by the exons ATGTCCAAGGAGAACATCTATGCAAACATGAGCAAGACTACTGACCAGATCAGACAGAGGAGCAACACAACTCAATGTCCAG GATCTGAGTCTGCAGGGAGACGAGACCACAGACCGGCTGTAGTGTGTCTGGGGCTGCTGTGTTTCCTGCTGCTGATGGCCCTCATAGTGCTGGCTGTTtact ATAGCAGAGTTATTCAGCATGCAGAGACAGAGCACAGCACCCTGCAAAAAGAGAGAGACCAGCTACTGCTCAATTACAGTCTGCAGACTGCAGAGAGAGACCAGCTACTGCTCAATTACAGTCTGCAGACTGCAGAGAGAGACCAGCTACTGCTCAATTACAGTCTGCAAACTGCAGAGAGAGACCAGCTACTTATGAAGTATAATAAATACTGCAACAAGA GTTACATCTGTCCATTGGGTTGGAGCAGATTCAAATGCAGCTGTTACTACATTTCCACTGAGGAGAAGACCTGGAGTGACAGCCGACAGGCCTGTATGCAGTTAGGAGCCGACCTGGCGATCATCAGCAGCAGAGAGGAGCAG GAGTTTATGAACAGCATTCCTGGAGAATTCTGGATTGGTCTcagtgacacagagagagaaggaacctggaaatgggtggatggaacaACAATTCCTGTAGATGAAGG ATACTGGTGGTCTAATCCAAAGCAGCCCGACTCCAATGGAAATGAAGATTGTGTGGAGCACAGCACCAGAGACCCTGATTCTGGATGGAACGACCGTCCATGTGGTGGTGTTTGGAAATGGATTTGTGAATCTGTACCCTGGTGTTAA
- the LOC111856956 gene encoding uncharacterized protein isoform X2, with product MSSENIYANISNTTDQIRKRSNAAQCPGSESAGRRDHRPAVVCLGLLCFLLLTALIVLAVYYSTVTHHAGIEQNNLRKERDKLLLNYSLWIAERDQLLLNYSFQTAERDQLLLNYSLQTAERDQLLMKFDKCCNKSGVCPSGWRRLSTSCYYISTETKNWSDSRQACMQLEANLVIISSREEQVFVEGLSGDFWIGLSDIESEGTWKWVDGTTIPVEKGHGTTVHVMMLYNGFVNPYSSVNPQMEGLSITHC from the exons ATGTCCTCGGAGAACATTTATGCAAACATCAGCAACACTACTGACCAGATCAGGAAGAGGAGCAACGCAGCTCAATGTCCAG GATCTGAGTCTGCAGGGAGACGAGACCACAGACCGGCTGTAGTGTGTCTGGGGCTGCTGTGTTTCCTGCTGCTGACGGCCCTCATAGTGCTGGCTGTTtact ATAGCACAGTTACTCACCATGCAGGGATAGAGCAAAACAACCTGAGAAAAGAGAGAGACAAGCTACTGCTGAATTACAGCCTGTGGATTGCAGAGAGAGACCAGCTACTGCTCAATTACAGCTTCcagacagcagagagagaccagcTACTGCTGAATTACAGcctgcagactgcagagagAGACCAGCTACTTATGAAGTTTGATAAATGCTGCAACAAGA GTGGTGTCTGTCCATCTGGCTGGAGGAGACTCAGTACAAGCTGTTACTACATTTCCACTGAGACAAAGAACTGGAGTGACAGCCGACAGGCCTGTATGCAGTTAGAAGCCAACCTGGTGATCATCAGCAGCAGAGAGGAGCAG GTCTTTGTTGAGGGTCTGTCTGGAGATTTCTGGATTGGTCTCAGTGACATTGAGAGTGAAGGAACCtggaaatgggtggatggaacaACAATTCCTGTAGAGAAAGG ACATGGAACGACCGTCCATGTAATGATGTTATACAATGGATTTGTGAATCCGTACTCAAGTGTTAACCCACAAATGGAGGGTCTCTCCATCACTCACTGTTGA
- the LOC111856956 gene encoding uncharacterized protein isoform X1, with protein sequence MSSENIYANISNTTDQIRKRSNAAQCPGSESAGRRDHRPAVVCLGLLCFLLLTALIVLAVYYSTVTHHAGIEQNNLRKERDKLLLNYSLWIAERDQLLLNYSFQTAERDQLLLNYSLQTAERDQLLMKFDKCCNKSGVCPSGWRRLSTSCYYISTETKNWSDSRQACMQLEANLVIISSREEQVFVEGLSGDFWIGLSDIESEGTWKWVDGTTIPVEKGYWRANPQQPDNYGNEDCVHTYNTIHSVPFQTWNDRPCNDVIQWICESVLKC encoded by the exons ATGTCCTCGGAGAACATTTATGCAAACATCAGCAACACTACTGACCAGATCAGGAAGAGGAGCAACGCAGCTCAATGTCCAG GATCTGAGTCTGCAGGGAGACGAGACCACAGACCGGCTGTAGTGTGTCTGGGGCTGCTGTGTTTCCTGCTGCTGACGGCCCTCATAGTGCTGGCTGTTtact ATAGCACAGTTACTCACCATGCAGGGATAGAGCAAAACAACCTGAGAAAAGAGAGAGACAAGCTACTGCTGAATTACAGCCTGTGGATTGCAGAGAGAGACCAGCTACTGCTCAATTACAGCTTCcagacagcagagagagaccagcTACTGCTGAATTACAGcctgcagactgcagagagAGACCAGCTACTTATGAAGTTTGATAAATGCTGCAACAAGA GTGGTGTCTGTCCATCTGGCTGGAGGAGACTCAGTACAAGCTGTTACTACATTTCCACTGAGACAAAGAACTGGAGTGACAGCCGACAGGCCTGTATGCAGTTAGAAGCCAACCTGGTGATCATCAGCAGCAGAGAGGAGCAG GTCTTTGTTGAGGGTCTGTCTGGAGATTTCTGGATTGGTCTCAGTGACATTGAGAGTGAAGGAACCtggaaatgggtggatggaacaACAATTCCTGTAGAGAAAGG GTACTGGCGAGCAAATCCACAGCAGCCTGATAACTACGGAAATGAAGACTGTGTGCATACATATAATACCATACATTCTGTTCCTTTTCAGACATGGAACGACCGTCCATGTAATGATGTTATACAATGGATTTGTGAATCCGTACTCAAGTGTTAA
- the LOC111856956 gene encoding CD209 antigen-like protein C isoform X3, whose amino-acid sequence MYEGSESAGRRDHRPAVVCLGLLCFLLLTALIVLAVYYSTVTHHAGIEQNNLRKERDKLLLNYSLWIAERDQLLLNYSFQTAERDQLLLNYSLQTAERDQLLMKFDKCCNKSGVCPSGWRRLSTSCYYISTETKNWSDSRQACMQLEANLVIISSREEQVFVEGLSGDFWIGLSDIESEGTWKWVDGTTIPVEKGYWRANPQQPDNYGNEDCVHTYNTIHSVPFQTWNDRPCNDVIQWICESVLKC is encoded by the exons ATGTATGAAG GATCTGAGTCTGCAGGGAGACGAGACCACAGACCGGCTGTAGTGTGTCTGGGGCTGCTGTGTTTCCTGCTGCTGACGGCCCTCATAGTGCTGGCTGTTtact ATAGCACAGTTACTCACCATGCAGGGATAGAGCAAAACAACCTGAGAAAAGAGAGAGACAAGCTACTGCTGAATTACAGCCTGTGGATTGCAGAGAGAGACCAGCTACTGCTCAATTACAGCTTCcagacagcagagagagaccagcTACTGCTGAATTACAGcctgcagactgcagagagAGACCAGCTACTTATGAAGTTTGATAAATGCTGCAACAAGA GTGGTGTCTGTCCATCTGGCTGGAGGAGACTCAGTACAAGCTGTTACTACATTTCCACTGAGACAAAGAACTGGAGTGACAGCCGACAGGCCTGTATGCAGTTAGAAGCCAACCTGGTGATCATCAGCAGCAGAGAGGAGCAG GTCTTTGTTGAGGGTCTGTCTGGAGATTTCTGGATTGGTCTCAGTGACATTGAGAGTGAAGGAACCtggaaatgggtggatggaacaACAATTCCTGTAGAGAAAGG GTACTGGCGAGCAAATCCACAGCAGCCTGATAACTACGGAAATGAAGACTGTGTGCATACATATAATACCATACATTCTGTTCCTTTTCAGACATGGAACGACCGTCCATGTAATGATGTTATACAATGGATTTGTGAATCCGTACTCAAGTGTTAA